Proteins co-encoded in one Bacteroidota bacterium genomic window:
- a CDS encoding AAA family ATPase: MVDIREINERIQRESAFVDLLTVEMDKVIVGQKHMVERLLIGLLSNGHILLEGVPGLAKTLAINTLAKCVKADFSRIQFTPDLLPADLIGTMIYNQKQEQFSIRKGPIFANFVLADEINRAPAKVQSALLEAMQEKQVTIGDQTFPLPNPFLVLATQNPVEQEGTYPLPEAQMDRFMLKVVIGYPTKEDERKIIASNISPQGMPKPNAVLNPEDILKARAAVKDVYMDEKIERYIVDIVFATRFPKEYKLDKFDGLISYGGSPRASINLALAAKAYAFIKRRGYVIPEDVRAICTDVMRHRIGLTYEAEAENITTENIITEILNTVEVP, translated from the coding sequence ATGGTAGATATCAGAGAAATTAACGAAAGAATTCAGCGCGAAAGTGCTTTTGTCGACCTCCTAACCGTTGAAATGGATAAGGTCATTGTGGGTCAGAAACACATGGTGGAGCGATTACTTATTGGTTTACTCAGTAACGGACATATCCTTTTGGAAGGGGTTCCGGGCTTGGCAAAAACTTTGGCAATTAACACGTTAGCTAAGTGTGTGAAGGCTGATTTCAGTCGTATTCAGTTTACACCCGATTTATTGCCGGCCGATTTAATCGGTACCATGATTTACAATCAAAAGCAAGAACAGTTCTCCATTCGTAAAGGTCCTATTTTTGCCAATTTCGTATTGGCTGATGAGATTAACCGTGCTCCGGCAAAAGTGCAATCGGCTTTATTAGAGGCCATGCAAGAGAAACAGGTAACTATCGGTGATCAAACGTTTCCTTTACCAAATCCTTTCTTAGTACTTGCTACTCAGAATCCGGTAGAGCAAGAGGGAACTTATCCATTACCTGAAGCGCAAATGGATCGTTTTATGTTAAAAGTAGTGATTGGCTATCCAACCAAGGAAGATGAAAGAAAAATCATCGCTTCTAACATTTCTCCGCAAGGAATGCCAAAACCAAATGCAGTTTTAAATCCTGAAGATATTCTTAAAGCACGTGCTGCTGTTAAAGATGTATATATGGATGAAAAAATTGAACGCTACATTGTAGATATTGTTTTTGCAACACGTTTCCCTAAAGAATATAAATTAGATAAGTTCGACGGACTTATTTCTTACGGTGGTTCACCTCGTGCAAGTATAAATCTTGCATTAGCAGCTAAAGCTTACGCTTTTATTAAACGCCGCGGTTACGTAATTCCTGAAGATGTACGCGCAATTTGTACGGATGTGATGCGTCATCGTATCGGGTTAACTTACGAAGCGGAAGCAGAAAATATTACTACCGAAAACATCATTACCGAAATATTAAATACTGTTGAAGTACCCTAG
- a CDS encoding FAD-dependent monooxygenase → MNKNVNIIGAGLVGSLLSIYLAKKGYKVNIYERRPDMRKTKMSAGKSINLALSDRGWRGLEGVGIADEVRKIAIPMYGRFIHNRDGSTAFQPYGKKEQAIYSVSRAEINMKLMDLAEREAGVKIHFNERCTAVDRVKMEASFMNEENKNTSVSSSDLIFGADGAFAASRLNMQLNNDRFEYNQHYISAGYKELIIPPGEGGTFLMEKNALHIWPRGSFMMIALPNPDGNFTCTLFLPFEGEKSFEKLKTREDVTKFFNEEFPDAVPLMPTLLDDFFNNPTSSLVTVKCFPWVFDNKVALIGDAAHAIVPFFGQGMNCGFEDCVVLNELITKYNEDWNKILPEYQSLRKPDGDAIADLAIANFIEMRDKTADPKFLLQKKIEARFNEKYPDKWIPLYSMVTYSPHIRYSTALKEGARQEAIMQKIMAMPDIEKKWDSEEVEKEILKHI, encoded by the coding sequence TAAACATCATCGGAGCCGGCCTTGTGGGCTCGTTATTATCCATTTATCTCGCAAAAAAAGGATATAAGGTTAATATTTATGAGCGCCGACCGGATATGCGTAAAACAAAAATGTCAGCCGGAAAATCAATAAACCTGGCCTTAAGTGATAGAGGCTGGCGCGGATTGGAAGGTGTTGGAATTGCCGATGAGGTACGCAAAATCGCGATACCTATGTACGGACGATTTATTCATAATCGCGACGGATCAACGGCCTTTCAGCCTTATGGAAAGAAGGAACAAGCCATCTACTCTGTTTCTCGTGCAGAGATAAACATGAAGTTGATGGATTTAGCCGAGCGTGAAGCGGGTGTAAAAATTCATTTTAATGAACGTTGCACTGCGGTTGACAGGGTGAAGATGGAAGCCTCATTTATGAATGAGGAAAATAAAAACACTTCGGTTTCAAGCAGCGATTTGATTTTTGGAGCAGATGGCGCCTTCGCGGCTTCACGCTTAAACATGCAGCTCAACAACGATCGTTTCGAGTACAATCAACATTATATTTCTGCGGGCTATAAAGAATTGATTATTCCTCCGGGAGAGGGCGGTACTTTCTTAATGGAGAAAAACGCATTGCATATTTGGCCGCGCGGAAGTTTCATGATGATTGCCTTACCAAATCCGGATGGTAATTTTACGTGTACATTATTTTTACCATTTGAAGGTGAGAAGTCATTTGAGAAATTAAAAACCCGTGAGGATGTGACGAAATTTTTTAATGAAGAATTTCCGGATGCAGTGCCACTAATGCCAACATTGCTTGATGATTTTTTCAATAATCCAACTTCATCACTTGTTACTGTTAAATGTTTTCCGTGGGTATTCGATAACAAAGTGGCATTAATTGGAGATGCAGCACATGCGATTGTTCCTTTTTTCGGACAAGGTATGAATTGTGGATTTGAAGATTGTGTAGTGTTAAATGAATTAATAACCAAATACAACGAAGACTGGAATAAAATTTTACCGGAGTACCAATCATTACGTAAACCGGACGGTGATGCCATTGCTGATTTGGCGATTGCGAATTTTATTGAAATGCGTGATAAAACCGCCGATCCTAAATTTTTATTACAGAAAAAAATTGAAGCACGCTTCAATGAAAAATATCCTGATAAATGGATTCCGCTTTACAGTATGGTGACGTATAGTCCGCATATACGTTATAGCACAGCATTAAAAGAAGGTGCGCGACAAGAAGCCATCATGCAAAAAATTATGGCGATGCCGGATATTGAAAAGAAGTGGGATAGTGAAGAAGTAGAAAAGGAAATATTAAAGCATATTTAG